Genomic segment of Sodalis-like secondary symbiont of Drepanosiphum platanoidis:
TATTATTATATTAGATCATTTAAAAACAAAAACTTATAAAAAGGGAACATTAAATTTTTCTGTTGCTAATTTTGCTGAAAGTTCAGGAACAGTAATTAATTATGAAGGAAGAGCTCAAAGATTTTTTAAATGTTTAGATTATTATCCATATAATAAAAAAATAAAAATTTTAGAATCATGGAAATTATTAAATTTAATAAATATTAATTTTTTAAAAAAAAATAATTTTTATAAAAATCTTGATGAAATTATAAATAAAATATCATCTAATATTAAAAATTTAAAAAAATTAAAAAATGTATCATTAAGTTCAAATATTCTTTTTAATGGACAAAAGTTATCAAGATCTCCTAATCGTTATAGTGGAATTAGTTCAATGTATTCTACATATAATATAAATGAACCTAAAACATCTCAAGATAAAGATACAATATTTTCTTTTTCTCCAGATATTAATAATTCTCCTGAAATAATTAGAAAAGAAATACCATTTGCATGGTATCCAGGATGGAATTCAAATCAATCTTGGAATAAATTTCAAAAAGAAATAGGAGGACATTTAAAACATGGAGATCCTGGACTTATTCTTTTTAAAAATAAAAATATTAAATTAAATTGGTTTAATAAAACACCTATTAAATTTTTTTATAAAAAAAATCAATATAATATAATTTCTTTTTGGTCTTTATTTGGAAATGATGAAACTTCAAGATATTCTTCAACAATACAAAAAGTTATGATTAAGTCTTATGTTTATATAAATAAAAATGATTTTTCTTGGATGAAATTAAAAAAAAATTCTTTATTATCATTTTATTGTTTAGGAGAAAAAATATATCTTCCTATAAAATTTAATAAAAAAATTAATATAGGTCATATAGGATTATCTATTGGATTTCCTAATATTCCTAAAGTTTTTTTAGGATCAATTGCTAAAAATTTTTTGGAAATTAATATATGATTTTTATAAAAAAAGAAATATTAAATACTAGTTTAAATATATCTAAATCATTATTTTTTTTAGGAGGTATAATTTTTTTTAGTGCATATATGAGTTTCATTGAAAGAAGAATAATTGGTTTTTTTCAAAATAGATATGGTCCAAATAAAGTTGGTTGGGAAGGATCTTTACAATTATTTGCAGATATGTTAAAAATGTTTTTTAAAGAAGATTGGATTCCTGAATTTTCTCATAAATTTTTTTTTATTATTTCTCCTATTATTTCTTTTATTTCATTTTTATTAGTATTTTCTATTATTCCATTAAATAATTATATAACAATTATAGATACTAATATTGGTATTTTATTTTTTTTAATGATGATTGGACTATCTATATATGGAATTATTTTTTCTGGTTGGTCTAGTAATAATAAATATTCTATTATTGGATCTATTAGAGCTACTGCACAAACATTAAGTTATGAAGTTTTTCTTGGTCTTTCATTAATGGGAGTAGTAGCACGTGCTGGATCTTTTAATATTAAAGATATTATTATTTCACAAAAAAATTTATGGAATATAATTCCTCAATTTTTAGGATTTATTACTTTTTTAATATCAGGAATGGCTGCATGTCATAGACATCCATTTAATCAACCAGAAGCTGAACAAGAAATTGCTGATGGATATAGAATAGAATATTCTAGTATAAAATTTGGTTTATTTTTTATAGGAGAATATATAGGAATGACTCTTATTTCTGCTTTTTTAGTAATATTATTTTTTGGTGGAGGATATGGACCATATTTTTCAGGATTTTTTTGGTTTTTTATAAAAACTTTATTTTTTAATATATTTTTTATGATAGTTCGAGCAGCAATTCCATATCCTAGATATGATCAAACAATGATGTTTAGTTGGAAAGTATGTTTACCAATAACATTATTAAATCTTATTGGAACTGCATTTTTTATTTTATATAAAAGTTAAAATTATATGGATAAATTTTATGATTTTTAAAAAAATAATTATAGGATCTATAACAATTTTAAGAAGTATATGGTTAATTATTATTCAATCTTTTAATAAAAGAGAAACAATATTATATCCAGATGTTTCATTAAATTTATCATCTAGATATAGAGGAAGAATTATATTAACAAAAAATAAAAATGGAGATGAAAAATGTGTAGCATGTAATCTTTGTTCTGTTGTATGTCCAGTAGGATGTATTTCTTTACAAAAATCAGAAAAAAAAAATGGTAGATGGTATCCAAAATTTTTTAATATAAATTTTTCTAGATGTATTTTTTGTGGTTTATGTGAAGAAGCATGTCCAACTACTGCAATACAACTTATTCCAGATTTTGAAATGAGTGAATTTAAAAGAAAAGATTTATTATATAAAAAAAAAAATTTATTAATTTCAGGTCCTGGTAAATATCCTGATTATGATTTTTATAAAAAAAGTGGAATAAATTTTTCTAAAAAAAATAAAAAATTATCTAAAAATAAATTTTCTCCAATTAGTGTTAAAAATTTACTTCCTTAAGGTAATTTATTATGTCAATAATATTTTATATTTTTGGTATTATATCTATAATATCTACTTGTATAGTAATTTTTCATAAACATCCAGTTTATTCTCTTTTTTATTTAATATTATCATTAATATCTGTTTCTTGTATGTTTTTTTCTATAGGATCTTATATTGCAGGATCATTAGAAATTATTATTTATGCAGGTGCAATAATGATTTTATTTATTTTTATTGTAATGCTTTTAGATTCTGGAAAAAAAATAAATAAAAATAAATATTTTATTTTTTTAAAAAATAAATATTTATTTTATTTTTTTATTTTAATAATTTTTAATATATTTTTTTATTTTTTAATAAATGAATCATTAAAAAATAAAATTATTTATTTTAATAATATTGAAGCAAAAAATATTGGAATTTCTTTATTTGGACCATATTCAATTTTAGTAGAATTATCTTCTATGTTATTATTATCTAGTTTAATATCAGCATTATATATGGGAAGAAATTTCAAACATTATTTAAATAGTTTAAAAAATTAAAAGAGTAATTTAATAATGATTTTATTATCAAATAGTTTAATATTAATGTTTATATTATTTTCATTAGGAAATATAGGGGTTTTAATTAGAAAAAATATAATTTTTATATTATTTAGTTTAGAAATTATAATAAATTCTTCAGCTGCAGCATTTATAATGGTAGGAAGTTATTGGAAACAAGTTGAAGGACATATAATGTATATTATTATAATTACTACTTCTGCTGCTGAAGCAGGAATTATTTTATCATTAATATTACAAATTAGTTTAATAAATAAAAAATTAAATATTAATGAAATTAGTGAGATAAAAAAATGAATTTATTATATTTAACAATATTATTTCCTTTTTTAGGATTTTTATTGTTAACTTTTTTTTGTAATAAATCTTCTAAAAAATTTATATCTATAATAGGTGTTGGAAGTATTTTTTTATCTTTTATTATATCTTTTTTAGTAACTTTAGATTTTATAAAAAATTCAAAAAAAAATATATATATATATAATCAAAAATTATTTAATTGGATAGATATTAATAATTTTAATATTTCATTAAATCTTTATTTAGATGATCTTTCTATTACGATATTATTAATAGTTATTATTATAGGATTATTAGTTCATATTTATTCAATAAATTATATAAAAATAACAGAAGATTATAGACGTTTTTTTTCATATATGAATTTATTTATTTCTAGTATGATATTATTAATTTTATCAGATAATTTTCTTGTAATGTATATTGGATGGGAAGGAGTTGGTATTTGTAGTTATCTTTTTATTGGATTTGATTATACAAAATATAAAAATATAATTTTTTCTATGAAATCTTTTATTATTACTAGAATTGGAGATTTATGTTTAATTTTTTCTATGATTATTTTATATAATAAGTTTAATACATTAAATTTTACAACTCTTTTTTTAGAAAAAAATCAAGAAATTTTTAAAAATTCTACATCTATTTATATAGCTATGTTTTCAATATTAATTGGTACTATAGGAAAATCTGCACAAATTCCATTGAATACTTGGTTATCTGATGCAATGTCTGCTCCAACTCCATCTTCTGCATTACTTCATTCTTCTACTATGGTTATATCTGGTATATATTTAATATCTAGAATAAACAAATTATTTTTATATTTTCCTAATTTATTATATATAATATCTATTATAGGATCAATAACAATAATTATGACTAGTATTTTTGCTTTATCAGAGAAAAATATTAAAAAAATATTAGCATATTCAACCATGAGTCAATTAGGTTATATTTTCTTATCACTAGGTATAGAAGAATGGTATTTAGCTATTTTACATCTAATAATTCATGCATTTATAAAGTCTTTATTATTTTTATCTTCTGATTATTTAATTAATTTTTATAATAAAGAACAAAATATTTATAAAATTGGAATATTTAAAAATTCTAATTATCTATTATATTTTTTATTTTTATTTGGAGCTTTTTATCTTTCATCTTTTCCATTTATTACTCCTAGTTTTTATTCTAAAGATTTAATTTTATTACAAACATTAGAAAAAAATCATTTATTTTTATTTATAATTGCAATAATAGGATCTTTTTTTACTGTATTATATATATTTCGTATGATATTAATAATTTTTTATAAAAAAGAAAAAATTAATCCTTTTTATATAAAAAAAAAATATATATTTAAAATTTTTTCTTTATTTTTATTAATTTTTTTATCAATTTTTATTGGTCCATGGACAATTCTTCCAATAAACAAATTTTTTATAAAAAATTTGTTTTACAAAAAAAAATTATTTTATATTGAATTAATATCTAGTATATTAATTATATTAGGAATAATAATATCTTATTACATTTGGGGTAGTTCAAAAAAAATATTGATTTTTATAAAAAAAAATAAATTATATAAATTTTTATTTTATTATATTTTTAATCCAAAAAATATTGATTTTATATATAAAAAAATATTTGTTTATCCTTTTTTATTAATTTCAAAATATTTAAAAATTGATCCTATAAATTATTTTATAAATAAAAATATATTAAAAATTTATTCAATAATTAATAAATCAAATAATATTTTAAAAAAAAATATTAGTACATCCTATATATCAATATTTTTAGGATTATTAATAATAATATTTTTATTAATATAAATATATTGATATATTTTATTTAATTTTTAACTTTTTTAATAAAAATTAAATTTATTTAATATTTATTAAATTAAATAAATTTTATATTTTTCAAAGGATTAATTAAATGTTATTGCCTTTATTAATATTCATTCCTTTTATTGGAGGATTAATATGTTGGAAATCTACTTATATTAATAATAGTTTACCATGTTGGATTGCATTAATAAGCATGATAATATCATTATATTTAATAATATTAGAGTGGATTTTTTTACAAAAAAATAATTTTATTTTTCAAAAAAATAATTTTTTTCAATGGAAAGATGAATTTTTTGTTAAATGGATTCCAAGTTTTGGAATAAATTTTCATTTTGCAATAGATGAATTATCATTAATAATGATATCTTTAACTATAATTTTAGGAATAATATCTATATTATGTTCTTGGAATAAAATAAAAAAATTTAATGGATTTTTTTATTTTAATTTATTATTTGTATTAAGTGGAATTATAGGAATTTTTTTATCAATTGATTTATTTTTATTTTTCTTTTTTTGGGAAATTATATTAATTCCTATATCTTTTTTAATTATTTTATATGGTAATAAAAAAAATACAATAAAATATAATATTTTTTCTATAAAAAAATTTTTTATTTATAGTCAATTTGGAAGTTTATTAATGTTAATATCTATTTTATCCTTAGTTATAATACATTATTATTCTACTAAAGTATTAACATTTGATTATGAATTATTATTAAAAACTAAAATGTCAAATTTACATGAATATTTAATAATGATAGGATTTTTTTTACCATTTGCAATAAAAATTCCATTAATTCCATTTCATGGATGGTTACCAAGTTTACATAAAAGCTCTTCTACAAATGGATCAATAGATATATCTTCTTTAATAATAAAGACATCATATTATGGATTAATAAGATTTATTATTCCTATATTTCCTCATGCATCATATAAATTTTCTTTTATAGCTATAATAATAGGAATTTTTAATATAATTTATGGATCTTTTGTTTCTTTTTCACAAAATAATATAAAAAAAATGATTTCATATCTTAGTATATCTCATATGGGATTTTTATTAATTTCTATATATTCTTTTAATCATTTGGTTTATCAAGGTATTATTATACAAATAATTTGTCATACTTTATCTATATGTGCTTTATTTATTATAAGTAGTCAACTATATAAAATAGTTAAAACTAATAATATAAATAAAATGGGAGGTTTATTAAAAGATTTAAAATATATACAAACTTTTTCTTTTTTCTTTATTTTATGTATGATTGGAGTTCCAGGGACTGGTAATTTTATTGGAGAAATTACTATGTTAATTGGACTATATAATATATATCCAATAATAACTATATTAGTTATTTGTGGAATATTTTTTTATTCAATAAATTTATTAAATATGATATTTCGTATATATTATGGGCCTATAAAATTAAATAATTTTATTAAAAAAACTAATATATATGAATATTTAATATTAATTTTTATATCTTTTATTATTATTTTTATTGGATTTTTTCCAAAATTAATTATTGATATTACTTCAATACTTATGAAAAAAACTTGTAATATTGTTTTACATAAATTTTAATTTAATTTTATACATTAAATCATAAGGTTATAACTTCTGATGATAAAAAATTTTCAACAACTAATTATACTATTTCCGTTGTTGATTCTTGGATTAACAATAGTTATTTTAATTCTTACAACATCTTTTAATTTTAAAAAAAAAATATATTCTTATATAATTACTATTATTTCATTAAATATATCAATATTATCTTTATTTTTTATAAAAAAAAATAATATTTTTTATCATAATTTTTTAATTATAATGGATAATTATTCTATTTTTTATATATTTTTAATATTAATTTCTAGTTTAATTACATCTATAATTTCATTTCTTTATTTAAAAAAATATACATCATATTATGATGAATTTTATATATTATTATTAATATCTACTATAGGAGCTATTTTTCTTTCTATTTCTAATAATTTTATTTCTTTTTTTATAGGATTAAAAATTATTTCTATTCCTATTTTTGGAATGATGAATTATATTTTTAAAAAAAAAAATTCATTAAATACAAGTATTAAATATATTATTTTATCTACTATATCATCTTCTTTAATTTTATTTGGAATAGCATTAATTTATTCTAAAACTGGTAATTTATCTTTTGAAGAAATTAAAAATATTTTATTTATATACGATATAAATCATAATAAAATATTTTTAATGGGAATAGGAATGATAATATCTGGTATTAGTTTTTATTTATCATTAGTACCTTTTCATTATTGGACAATTGATGTTTATAAAAATTCTCCTACATCTTTAATAATTTTTATATCTACTGTTAGTAAAATAGCAATATTTTCTGTTGCAACAAGAATATTTTATTTAATTAATAATACTTCAATAAAAATTATATTTTCTTTATTTGCAATTTTATCTATTATTTTAGGAAATTTATTAGCTTATAAACAAAAAAATATTAAAAAAATGTTAGGATATTCTTCCATATCTCATATGGGATATATTATAATAAATTTTATTACAATAAATAATGATCTTATTTCTATTGAATCTATTAATTTATGTATTTTTAGTTATATTATATCTAATTTAATATTATTTAGTATAATTACTATTATATCTAATTATTATAATATTAAAAATAAAAA
This window contains:
- a CDS encoding NADH-quinone oxidoreductase subunit L; amino-acid sequence: MNLLYLTILFPFLGFLLLTFFCNKSSKKFISIIGVGSIFLSFIISFLVTLDFIKNSKKNIYIYNQKLFNWIDINNFNISLNLYLDDLSITILLIVIIIGLLVHIYSINYIKITEDYRRFFSYMNLFISSMILLILSDNFLVMYIGWEGVGICSYLFIGFDYTKYKNIIFSMKSFIITRIGDLCLIFSMIILYNKFNTLNFTTLFLEKNQEIFKNSTSIYIAMFSILIGTIGKSAQIPLNTWLSDAMSAPTPSSALLHSSTMVISGIYLISRINKLFLYFPNLLYIISIIGSITIIMTSIFALSEKNIKKILAYSTMSQLGYIFLSLGIEEWYLAILHLIIHAFIKSLLFLSSDYLINFYNKEQNIYKIGIFKNSNYLLYFLFLFGAFYLSSFPFITPSFYSKDLILLQTLEKNHLFLFIIAIIGSFFTVLYIFRMILIIFYKKEKINPFYIKKKYIFKIFSLFLLIFLSIFIGPWTILPINKFFIKNLFYKKKLFYIELISSILIILGIIISYYIWGSSKKILIFIKKNKLYKFLFYYIFNPKNIDFIYKKIFVYPFLLISKYLKIDPINYFINKNILKIYSIINKSNNILKKNISTSYISIFLGLLIIIFLLI
- a CDS encoding NADH-quinone oxidoreductase subunit N, which translates into the protein MIKNFQQLIILFPLLILGLTIVILILTTSFNFKKKIYSYIITIISLNISILSLFFIKKNNIFYHNFLIIMDNYSIFYIFLILISSLITSIISFLYLKKYTSYYDEFYILLLISTIGAIFLSISNNFISFFIGLKIISIPIFGMMNYIFKKKNSLNTSIKYIILSTISSSLILFGIALIYSKTGNLSFEEIKNILFIYDINHNKIFLMGIGMIISGISFYLSLVPFHYWTIDVYKNSPTSLIIFISTVSKIAIFSVATRIFYLINNTSIKIIFSLFAILSIILGNLLAYKQKNIKKMLGYSSISHMGYIIINFITINNDLISIESINLCIFSYIISNLILFSIITIISNYYNIKNKNKMSFYKGLFWKQPILAISFSIALFSLSSFPLTIGFISKFYILFLCIKNKLWYIIFSIFLGHIIGISYYLRIIINIYYPINNNLLKKINKNKYCKFNEILIFIISLFILIFGLYPQPLINISKYSIFY
- the nuoI gene encoding NADH-quinone oxidoreductase subunit NuoI, producing MIFKKIIIGSITILRSIWLIIIQSFNKRETILYPDVSLNLSSRYRGRIILTKNKNGDEKCVACNLCSVVCPVGCISLQKSEKKNGRWYPKFFNINFSRCIFCGLCEEACPTTAIQLIPDFEMSEFKRKDLLYKKKNLLISGPGKYPDYDFYKKSGINFSKKNKKLSKNKFSPISVKNLLP
- the nuoK gene encoding NADH-quinone oxidoreductase subunit NuoK; its protein translation is MILLSNSLILMFILFSLGNIGVLIRKNIIFILFSLEIIINSSAAAFIMVGSYWKQVEGHIMYIIIITTSAAEAGIILSLILQISLINKKLNINEISEIKK
- a CDS encoding NADH-quinone oxidoreductase subunit J; the encoded protein is MSIIFYIFGIISIISTCIVIFHKHPVYSLFYLILSLISVSCMFFSIGSYIAGSLEIIIYAGAIMILFIFIVMLLDSGKKINKNKYFIFLKNKYLFYFFILIIFNIFFYFLINESLKNKIIYFNNIEAKNIGISLFGPYSILVELSSMLLLSSLISALYMGRNFKHYLNSLKN
- the nuoH gene encoding NADH-quinone oxidoreductase subunit NuoH, which translates into the protein MIFIKKEILNTSLNISKSLFFLGGIIFFSAYMSFIERRIIGFFQNRYGPNKVGWEGSLQLFADMLKMFFKEDWIPEFSHKFFFIISPIISFISFLLVFSIIPLNNYITIIDTNIGILFFLMMIGLSIYGIIFSGWSSNNKYSIIGSIRATAQTLSYEVFLGLSLMGVVARAGSFNIKDIIISQKNLWNIIPQFLGFITFLISGMAACHRHPFNQPEAEQEIADGYRIEYSSIKFGLFFIGEYIGMTLISAFLVILFFGGGYGPYFSGFFWFFIKTLFFNIFFMIVRAAIPYPRYDQTMMFSWKVCLPITLLNLIGTAFFILYKS
- a CDS encoding NADH-quinone oxidoreductase subunit M, giving the protein MLLPLLIFIPFIGGLICWKSTYINNSLPCWIALISMIISLYLIILEWIFLQKNNFIFQKNNFFQWKDEFFVKWIPSFGINFHFAIDELSLIMISLTIILGIISILCSWNKIKKFNGFFYFNLLFVLSGIIGIFLSIDLFLFFFFWEIILIPISFLIILYGNKKNTIKYNIFSIKKFFIYSQFGSLLMLISILSLVIIHYYSTKVLTFDYELLLKTKMSNLHEYLIMIGFFLPFAIKIPLIPFHGWLPSLHKSSSTNGSIDISSLIIKTSYYGLIRFIIPIFPHASYKFSFIAIIIGIFNIIYGSFVSFSQNNIKKMISYLSISHMGFLLISIYSFNHLVYQGIIIQIICHTLSICALFIISSQLYKIVKTNNINKMGGLLKDLKYIQTFSFFFILCMIGVPGTGNFIGEITMLIGLYNIYPIITILVICGIFFYSINLLNMIFRIYYGPIKLNNFIKKTNIYEYLILIFISFIIIFIGFFPKLIIDITSILMKKTCNIVLHKF